In a single window of the Deinococcus aetherius genome:
- a CDS encoding GntR family transcriptional regulator: protein MAKYPLIKTTLKDRLLGGHYPEGLPLPSEPQLAREFEVSRMTARRAIDELEREGYVYRVQGAGTFPTGKRFRQGMFRVRPFKEWARHPEHRTTVLRAMQIDATPEIAIVLQIQPGDPVIFVHRLRTAGDESLVIEKRYINAHLAPALMEHNLGAESIHEVMVSMGVPLTRVEQNLEAVNLRQEEADLLRVPLGTAAFLLRRTTYSGPKRVSYVNYWVRGDRYAFQDSFEP, encoded by the coding sequence ATGGCGAAATACCCGCTCATCAAGACTACCCTGAAAGACCGTCTGCTGGGTGGGCACTACCCGGAGGGGCTGCCCCTCCCCAGCGAACCGCAACTCGCGCGGGAGTTCGAGGTCTCGCGCATGACGGCCCGGCGGGCCATCGACGAACTCGAACGTGAGGGGTACGTGTACCGGGTACAGGGGGCGGGCACCTTTCCGACCGGCAAACGCTTTCGCCAGGGCATGTTCCGGGTGCGGCCTTTCAAGGAGTGGGCGCGGCACCCCGAACACCGCACGACCGTGTTGCGCGCCATGCAGATCGACGCCACGCCCGAGATCGCCATCGTCCTCCAGATTCAGCCGGGCGACCCGGTGATCTTCGTCCACCGCCTGCGCACGGCGGGCGACGAGTCGCTGGTGATCGAGAAGCGGTACATCAATGCCCACCTTGCCCCCGCGCTGATGGAGCACAACCTCGGGGCCGAGAGCATCCACGAGGTCATGGTGTCGATGGGCGTGCCGCTCACCCGCGTCGAGCAGAATCTGGAGGCCGTCAACCTGCGCCAGGAGGAGGCCGACCTGCTGCGGGTGCCGCTGGGCACCGCCGCCTTCTTGCTCAGGCGCACGACCTACAGCGGTCCCAAGCGCGTCTCCTACGTGAACTACTGGGTGCGCGGGGATAGGTACGCGTTTCAGGACAGCTTCGAGCCGTAG
- a CDS encoding TetR/AcrR family transcriptional regulator, with the protein MDSSSLRERQKERRRARIYNVALELFKRSGFQATTATDIAKASNVSRGTFFNYYPYKEAVLLDYGSEVMDRLRDQAEARLSEGTPPLAVLYEIWDQLAEENGRERDLFPPLAYEVMNPNPERARTAYQALPLSKVIELILRPLHQAGQIRTDMSLQRISNLIADTYLMVALRWSAYGTDRTLQEETRLALNLLLEGALRREPTGRTS; encoded by the coding sequence ATGGATTCCTCTTCTCTCCGGGAGCGTCAGAAGGAACGCCGCCGCGCGCGGATCTACAACGTCGCCCTGGAGCTGTTCAAGCGGAGTGGCTTTCAGGCGACGACGGCAACCGACATCGCCAAGGCGAGCAACGTGTCGCGCGGGACCTTTTTCAACTACTACCCCTACAAGGAGGCGGTGCTCCTCGACTACGGCAGCGAGGTCATGGACCGCCTGCGCGACCAGGCCGAGGCCCGGCTCTCGGAGGGCACACCGCCCCTGGCCGTCCTGTACGAGATCTGGGACCAGCTCGCCGAGGAGAACGGCCGGGAGCGCGACCTCTTCCCGCCGCTCGCCTACGAGGTGATGAACCCCAACCCCGAGCGCGCCCGCACGGCCTACCAGGCGCTCCCGCTGAGCAAGGTGATCGAGCTGATCCTGCGGCCCCTGCACCAGGCCGGGCAGATTCGCACCGACATGAGCCTCCAGCGCATCAGCAACCTGATCGCCGACACGTACCTAATGGTCGCCCTGCGCTGGAGCGCCTACGGCACCGACCGCACGTTGCAGGAAGAGACGAGGCTGGCGCTCAACCTGCTGCTGGAGGGGGCGCTGCGGCGCGAGCCCACCGGGCGGACGAGTTAG
- a CDS encoding ATP cone domain-containing protein: MTQPELTVGSPRHHWPFSRGLVVESLVNAGASAPTAAAVARRVEGQLRYARRSPISPDELQALMVEVARDVAGEEVADAAARQTPAFVDILVRAKKGTLPFSRGVLARTLEDTGLSPRDAYAVASAVDVELRQAGVRELGVEDLDAITERTLAERYGEHLRLTYRFLKRNRGRLGVVSGHGGTPTPFSKGILVQSLLAAGVAPDVARKVARVTQRDLRGSEDRVVTRHAIREKVEALLRDEVGPDVSARYRLLRVIRRPPRPLVVLLGGVSGTGKSYLAAEIAYRLGITRVVSTDSIRQVMRAMVSPALVPTLHASTFNAWEALIPPGEPRPEHPSDGALLAGFRDQVGQVNVGLGAVVRRSVEEGASVVLEGVHLVPGYLRAEAYTGAIVVPMLVVLPDEEEHRRHFESRDQETAASRPLHRYMRYFREIRTMQRFLEDLAAREDVPLLDALTLDESADQAVDVVLRRVMAALTPGERAALLGEEDKAAGR; encoded by the coding sequence TTGACGCAGCCCGAACTCACCGTCGGTTCCCCCCGCCACCACTGGCCCTTCAGCCGGGGGCTGGTGGTGGAGTCGCTGGTGAACGCGGGGGCGAGTGCGCCCACGGCGGCGGCGGTGGCCCGTCGGGTGGAGGGGCAGCTTCGCTACGCCCGCAGGTCGCCGATCAGCCCGGACGAGTTGCAGGCCCTGATGGTCGAGGTAGCGCGCGACGTGGCGGGGGAGGAGGTCGCGGACGCCGCCGCCCGGCAGACGCCCGCCTTCGTGGACATCCTGGTGAGGGCGAAGAAGGGGACGCTGCCCTTCAGCCGGGGGGTGCTCGCCCGCACGCTGGAGGACACCGGCCTCTCGCCGCGAGACGCTTACGCCGTGGCGAGCGCGGTGGACGTGGAGTTGCGGCAGGCGGGCGTGCGCGAACTCGGGGTGGAGGACCTCGACGCGATCACCGAGCGGACCCTTGCAGAGCGGTACGGCGAGCACCTGCGGCTGACGTACCGCTTCCTGAAGCGCAACCGGGGGCGGCTGGGGGTGGTGAGCGGGCACGGGGGCACGCCGACGCCCTTCAGCAAGGGCATCCTGGTCCAGTCGCTCCTGGCGGCGGGGGTGGCGCCCGACGTAGCGCGCAAGGTGGCCCGGGTGACCCAGCGCGACCTGCGCGGGAGCGAGGACCGGGTGGTGACCCGCCACGCCATCCGCGAGAAGGTCGAGGCGTTGCTGCGCGACGAGGTAGGCCCCGACGTGAGCGCGCGTTACCGCCTGCTGCGGGTGATCCGCCGCCCGCCCCGGCCCCTCGTCGTGCTCCTCGGCGGCGTGAGCGGCACGGGCAAGAGCTACCTCGCCGCCGAGATCGCGTACCGGCTGGGGATCACGCGGGTGGTGAGCACCGACTCGATCCGGCAGGTCATGCGGGCGATGGTCTCCCCCGCCCTGGTGCCCACCCTGCACGCGAGCACCTTCAACGCCTGGGAGGCGCTGATCCCCCCCGGCGAGCCCAGGCCCGAGCACCCCAGCGACGGGGCACTCCTGGCGGGCTTCCGCGATCAGGTCGGGCAGGTCAACGTGGGGCTGGGGGCGGTGGTGCGCCGCTCGGTCGAGGAGGGGGCGAGCGTCGTGCTGGAGGGGGTCCACCTCGTGCCCGGCTACCTGCGGGCGGAGGCCTACACGGGGGCTATCGTGGTGCCCATGCTGGTCGTGCTGCCGGACGAGGAGGAACACCGCCGCCACTTCGAGTCGCGCGACCAGGAGACGGCGGCGAGTCGGCCGCTGCACCGTTACATGCGTTACTTCCGTGAGATTCGCACCATGCAGCGTTTTCTCGAAGACCTCGCCGCCCGCGAGGACGTGCCCCTGCTCGACGCCCTGACCCTCGACGAGAGCGCCGACCAGGCCGTCGACGTGGTGCTGCGCCGGGTGATGGCGGCGCTGACCCCGGGGGAGCGCGCGGCCCTGCTGGGGGAGGAGGACAAGGCGGCGGGGCGGTAG
- a CDS encoding histidine phosphatase family protein, with protein MHLLLIRHAQSGNNHIEGTPDYLKGRLADPPLTELGHRQASRLADWAARDGFSQRITHLYTSLTTRAVQTATPLARALHLKVHGLTEAYECGGLNSGSGGGFTPVVGRDHASLQVDCPALLWPEEIHGQAWDGGCEPWESARFATRAASVTARLRMVADKVDVVALITHHDFAQYLIADLLELPTSHGEALTFRLNNTATAYIELNVAPDGKTQRVLHWFNRACHLTADSVTL; from the coding sequence ATGCATCTGCTCCTGATCCGGCATGCACAATCGGGCAACAACCACATAGAAGGAACGCCGGATTACCTCAAAGGCAGGTTGGCAGACCCACCACTCACGGAGCTGGGTCACCGGCAGGCGTCACGGCTGGCAGATTGGGCAGCCAGGGATGGCTTTTCCCAGCGAATCACGCATCTCTACACCAGCCTCACGACCCGAGCGGTGCAGACGGCCACACCGCTTGCCCGGGCGCTCCATCTGAAGGTTCACGGCCTCACGGAGGCTTACGAATGCGGTGGCCTCAACAGTGGTTCCGGTGGAGGCTTCACACCTGTCGTCGGCCGCGACCACGCTTCACTTCAGGTCGACTGTCCTGCACTCCTGTGGCCGGAGGAAATACACGGCCAGGCCTGGGACGGCGGCTGCGAGCCCTGGGAGAGTGCGCGCTTTGCCACACGGGCGGCCAGCGTAACGGCTCGACTGCGGATGGTTGCCGATAAGGTAGACGTGGTGGCACTCATCACCCACCATGACTTCGCTCAATATCTGATCGCAGACTTGCTTGAGCTGCCCACGTCGCACGGTGAAGCCTTAACGTTCCGATTGAACAACACAGCTACTGCCTACATTGAGTTGAACGTGGCTCCTGATGGGAAGACACAACGTGTGCTGCACTGGTTCAACCGTGCATGTCACCTTACTGCGGATTCTGTCACGCTTTGA
- a CDS encoding transglutaminaseTgpA domain-containing protein, which translates to MGPAGRLRPTRLGLAFLGLILLTLVGCINYALSLGYAVTFLLGGVWVVTATQASRAGRALGGTLTPPPEAVAGTEALFTATLVSAGPPCAAAVRVGGRGTPEVRAHVPAGGRVTLALPVPAPVRGRLTLPRPRVVALDPLGLWEVTRPLSVPVALTVSPAPEVGAPPPPPRPVPGEGEGGRRVPGHEDFSGLRAYVPGDSPRQVSWRHAARTGALLTRETDAPATTARVLDWADTAALGETEARLSRLAAWVSAARHEDIPFGLVLPGVTLPVGRGEAHAREALAALAGHPPLPQGPARGSARKSPAPLPGGPLRFTLFALAVALAPAVLRQPGWATLLLVGVLGHSAARTLPRWRDRLAPPPTGLLVLAAVGSGALLQTGYGTLLGRDAGTAFLALLVALKAAETRTLRDAKLLALLGVFVTLTHFFFGQGPLAAAHAVLSVLLLLAALSGWTLPAGRQGASPLRVAARLGLRATPLTLALFLLFPRPDGPLWQLPVQSGAQTGLADRISAGEFGHLAGSRAVAFRADFGGALPAPDERYWRGPVYEAYDGVNWTQVRSRGPSPSVEPGGPPLAYTLTLEPNGRPWLPALDVPTALPPGTFLTNAFQAVTPRPPTARTRYALQSRAARLGVAESRERLEFDLRLPPGESPRALALASRWRSLTPEARVEAALTLLRAGGFTYTLDPPTLPERDRVDALLFGSRRGFCEHYASAFAFLMRAAGLPARIVGGYLGGEVNPDGGYLIVRAQDAHAWTEVWLPGRGWVRVDPTAAVAPARVNAGLATALSSPTARAAPVPTPLRRAALRLDALQTRWNAWVAGYDGTQQRDLLAQVGVGRVGGVPYLALAGGLLALALLPVLFARRPRPADPAARLLDDLTRRLRLPRAPGETPSAYAGRACLERPRHAEAIRAAVHAYHAARYAPDSGTAALRELWAAVRRVRR; encoded by the coding sequence GTGGGACCCGCAGGCCGATTGCGCCCCACCCGGCTGGGCCTCGCCTTCCTGGGGCTGATCCTGCTCACCCTGGTGGGGTGCATCAACTACGCCCTGAGCCTGGGCTACGCCGTCACGTTCCTGCTGGGCGGCGTGTGGGTGGTCACCGCGACGCAGGCGAGCCGCGCGGGGCGGGCCCTGGGCGGCACCCTGACGCCGCCCCCGGAGGCGGTGGCCGGGACGGAGGCGCTCTTCACGGCCACCCTCGTGAGCGCGGGGCCCCCCTGCGCTGCGGCGGTGCGGGTCGGTGGGCGCGGCACCCCGGAGGTCCGGGCTCACGTCCCGGCGGGGGGCCGGGTCACCCTCGCCCTGCCCGTGCCCGCCCCAGTGCGCGGGCGGCTCACCCTGCCGCGCCCCCGCGTGGTCGCCCTCGACCCCCTCGGGCTGTGGGAGGTCACCCGGCCCCTGTCGGTGCCCGTGGCCCTGACCGTGAGTCCCGCCCCGGAGGTGGGCGCCCCACCGCCCCCACCGCGCCCGGTTCCCGGGGAGGGGGAAGGCGGGCGCCGCGTGCCCGGCCACGAGGACTTCAGCGGCCTGCGGGCCTACGTCCCCGGCGACTCGCCCCGGCAGGTGTCGTGGCGACACGCGGCCCGGACGGGCGCCCTCCTCACCCGGGAGACGGACGCACCCGCCACGACGGCCAGGGTCCTCGACTGGGCCGACACGGCGGCGCTCGGGGAGACGGAGGCCCGGCTGTCGCGCCTGGCGGCGTGGGTGAGCGCGGCCAGGCACGAGGACATCCCCTTCGGGCTCGTGCTGCCCGGCGTGACCCTTCCGGTCGGGCGGGGGGAGGCGCACGCGCGGGAAGCGCTGGCGGCCCTCGCCGGGCATCCGCCGCTTCCCCAGGGCCCGGCGAGGGGCTCTGCGCGGAAGTCCCCCGCCCCCCTGCCGGGTGGGCCGCTGCGCTTTACCCTGTTCGCCCTCGCGGTGGCCCTGGCGCCCGCCGTGCTGCGGCAGCCGGGGTGGGCGACCCTGCTGCTGGTGGGGGTGCTGGGCCACAGCGCCGCGCGCACCCTGCCCCGCTGGCGAGACCGACTAGCCCCGCCGCCCACTGGGCTCCTCGTCCTCGCGGCGGTCGGGTCGGGCGCCCTGCTCCAGACGGGGTACGGCACCCTGCTCGGGCGGGACGCGGGCACGGCGTTCCTGGCCCTGCTCGTCGCGCTCAAGGCGGCGGAGACCCGCACCCTGCGGGACGCGAAGCTCCTGGCCCTGCTCGGGGTGTTCGTCACGCTGACCCACTTCTTCTTCGGGCAAGGGCCCCTCGCGGCGGCGCACGCGGTTCTGAGCGTGCTGCTGCTCCTGGCGGCCCTGAGCGGCTGGACACTGCCCGCAGGGCGGCAGGGAGCGTCCCCCCTGCGGGTCGCGGCCCGCCTCGGCCTGCGGGCCACCCCCCTCACCCTCGCCCTCTTCCTGCTCTTTCCGCGCCCCGACGGCCCCCTGTGGCAGCTTCCCGTGCAATCGGGCGCCCAGACCGGCCTCGCCGACCGGATCAGCGCGGGCGAGTTCGGGCACCTCGCCGGGAGCCGCGCCGTCGCCTTCCGGGCCGACTTCGGCGGCGCCCTGCCCGCGCCGGACGAACGCTACTGGCGCGGCCCGGTCTACGAGGCCTACGACGGGGTGAACTGGACCCAGGTCCGTTCGCGCGGCCCCTCGCCCAGCGTGGAGCCCGGCGGGCCCCCCCTCGCCTACACCCTGACGCTGGAGCCCAATGGGCGGCCCTGGCTTCCCGCGCTCGACGTGCCCACCGCCCTGCCGCCGGGCACGTTCCTGACGAACGCCTTCCAGGCCGTCACGCCCCGCCCCCCCACGGCCCGCACCCGCTACGCCCTCCAGAGCCGGGCGGCCCGCCTGGGGGTGGCCGAGAGCCGGGAACGGCTGGAGTTCGACCTGCGGCTGCCGCCCGGGGAGAGCCCGCGCGCCCTCGCCCTGGCCTCCCGCTGGCGGTCCCTGACGCCGGAGGCCAGGGTGGAGGCCGCCCTGACCCTCCTGCGCGCGGGCGGCTTCACCTACACCCTCGACCCCCCCACCCTGCCGGAACGGGACCGGGTGGACGCCCTCCTCTTCGGCTCCCGGCGGGGCTTTTGCGAGCACTACGCCTCGGCCTTCGCCTTCCTGATGCGCGCGGCGGGGCTGCCCGCCCGAATCGTCGGCGGCTACCTGGGCGGCGAGGTGAATCCCGACGGCGGCTACCTGATCGTGCGCGCCCAGGACGCCCACGCCTGGACCGAGGTGTGGCTGCCGGGCCGGGGCTGGGTGCGGGTGGACCCCACCGCCGCCGTCGCCCCCGCCCGGGTGAACGCGGGGCTCGCCACGGCCCTGAGTTCGCCCACCGCCCGCGCCGCCCCCGTCCCCACGCCGTTGCGCCGGGCCGCCCTGCGCCTCGACGCCCTGCAAACCCGCTGGAACGCCTGGGTCGCCGGGTACGACGGCACCCAGCAGCGCGACCTCCTGGCCCAGGTGGGGGTGGGGCGGGTCGGCGGGGTTCCCTACCTCGCCCTCGCCGGGGGGCTGCTCGCGCTCGCCCTCCTGCCCGTCCTGTTCGCCCGGCGCCCCCGGCCCGCCGACCCCGCCGCCCGCCTGCTCGACGACCTCACCCGCCGCCTGCGGCTGCCCCGCGCTCCCGGGGAGACGCCGAGCGCGTACGCCGGGCGCGCCTGCCTGGAACGTCCACGCCACGCCGAGGCGATCCGCGCCGCCGTTCATGCGTACCACGCGGCCCGGTACGCCCCCGACTCCGGGACGGCCGCCCTGCGCGAGCTGTGGGCGGCGGTGCGGCGGGTAAGACGGTAG
- a CDS encoding AAA family ATPase, which translates to MTRAVTSASVPGAGSAPPGSAGAVLAVLNALDRVILGKSAQVRLALACLLARGHLLIEDQPGVGKTTLAHALARTLGLEFRRVQFTADLLPADLLGVSVWDAREGTFRYHPGPIFSQVLLADEINRATPKTQGALLEAMEERQVSEGGVTRLLPEPFFVIATQNPAAYVGTSPLPEAQLDRFLLTVTLGYPDPRAERALLETGGRAGAVRDLPAVLGPAALLAAQREVDEVYAAPPLLDYLQLLARATRGHPALVGGLSPRALLGLLGAARAWAFLAGRPMVLPEDVQAVFPALGAHRLPPRDPGARVGEILARVLAETPIP; encoded by the coding sequence ATGACGCGCGCCGTGACCTCCGCCTCTGTCCCGGGTGCCGGGAGTGCCCCCCCGGGGAGCGCGGGGGCCGTGCTCGCCGTTCTGAACGCACTCGACCGGGTGATCCTGGGCAAGTCCGCGCAGGTCCGGCTCGCCCTGGCGTGCCTGCTCGCGCGCGGTCACCTCCTGATCGAGGACCAGCCGGGGGTGGGCAAGACCACCCTCGCGCACGCGCTGGCCCGCACGCTGGGGCTGGAGTTCCGGCGGGTGCAGTTCACCGCCGACCTCCTCCCCGCCGACCTCCTGGGCGTGAGCGTCTGGGACGCGCGGGAGGGGACCTTCCGCTACCACCCCGGCCCGATCTTCTCGCAGGTTCTGCTCGCCGACGAGATCAACCGCGCGACCCCCAAGACGCAGGGCGCCCTGCTGGAGGCGATGGAGGAGCGTCAGGTCAGCGAGGGCGGCGTGACCCGTCTCCTCCCCGAGCCCTTCTTCGTGATCGCCACGCAAAACCCCGCCGCGTACGTGGGGACCTCGCCCCTGCCGGAGGCGCAGCTCGACCGCTTTCTGCTGACCGTCACGCTGGGCTACCCCGACCCCCGCGCCGAGCGCGCCCTGCTGGAGACGGGGGGCCGGGCGGGGGCGGTGCGCGACCTCCCCGCCGTGCTGGGTCCCGCCGCCCTGCTCGCCGCCCAGCGCGAGGTGGACGAGGTGTACGCCGCCCCGCCCCTGCTCGACTACCTGCAACTGCTCGCCCGGGCGACCCGGGGCCACCCCGCGCTGGTGGGCGGGCTCAGCCCCCGCGCCCTGCTGGGCCTGCTCGGGGCCGCCCGCGCCTGGGCCTTCCTGGCGGGGCGCCCCATGGTCCTCCCCGAGGACGTGCAGGCCGTCTTCCCGGCGCTGGGCGCCCACCGCCTGCCCCCCCGCGACCCGGGCGCCCGGGTGGGGGAGATTCTGGCCCGCGTCCTCGCCGAGACGCCCATTCCCTGA
- a CDS encoding VanZ family protein: protein MGLIWWLSSQSDTPGPPLPHPRDWAAHFTAYLALSFCLGRATGRRGLALVIAAWFGALDEVHQAFVPGREAGPADWVFDVAGAWVGAWLAVRGRSGTRPAPVPVLSDPPR from the coding sequence ATGGGTTTGATCTGGTGGCTGAGTTCGCAGTCGGATACCCCGGGGCCGCCCCTGCCCCACCCGCGCGACTGGGCGGCGCACTTCACGGCGTACCTGGCGCTGAGCTTTTGCCTGGGGCGGGCGACGGGGCGGCGGGGGCTGGCCCTGGTGATCGCCGCGTGGTTCGGGGCCCTCGACGAGGTCCACCAGGCCTTCGTGCCCGGGCGCGAGGCGGGGCCCGCCGACTGGGTGTTCGACGTGGCGGGCGCATGGGTGGGGGCGTGGCTCGCGGTGCGCGGGCGGTCGGGGACGCGCCCTGCCCCTGTCCCAGTTCTGTCAGACCCGCCCCGCTAG
- a CDS encoding VOC family protein: protein MTALLLDHVAVATPDLDSGSAPYLALGLSPEGPDEEVTSQGVLVRAFVVGESLIELLAPTRPDSPLAAFLERRGPGLHHTAYRVADLEAEMERLRAEGARFLSEGPTPGRAGTRVAFLHPKWGAGTLIELVEHPVGGAHGRGA from the coding sequence ATGACTGCCCTGCTGCTCGATCACGTCGCCGTCGCCACGCCCGACCTGGACTCGGGCAGCGCCCCCTACCTCGCCCTGGGCCTGAGCCCCGAGGGCCCCGACGAGGAGGTCACCTCCCAGGGGGTTTTGGTGCGCGCCTTCGTGGTGGGGGAGAGCCTGATCGAACTCCTGGCCCCCACCCGCCCGGACAGCCCGCTGGCCGCCTTCCTGGAGCGGCGCGGCCCGGGCCTCCACCACACCGCCTACCGGGTCGCGGACCTGGAGGCCGAGATGGAACGGTTGCGCGCGGAGGGGGCCCGCTTCCTCTCCGAGGGGCCGACCCCGGGCCGGGCGGGGACGCGGGTGGCCTTCCTCCACCCGAAGTGGGGGGCGGGCACCCTGATTGAACTCGTCGAGCACCCGGTCGGGGGCGCCCACGGGAGGGGAGCTTGA
- a CDS encoding sensor domain-containing diguanylate cyclase — MSTSSPPSESERLAALHEYLGLDRLPGEAFDRITALAAQVLDVPYAALNFLGEDWQFTVASHGADLAGLVSPRDEVPCSLTVLRQGPVVIEDLGADPRFSHHPEVGPGSAVGVRMYAGAPLVTAGGQPIGTLCVFDTRVRALGERERGVLVTLAGLVMDELDLRLTARELTRARDHARTLRDLAELMHEPQGPEETAGRALALLHARMRLDWSGLLRLTPGGPEVLRDHAEGRGAAYRAVMRGAVPLEGTALWAATLRHEHVFVDDCTAPPTTLPHLFAAGLRSAAWLHLRDGPDGNPYVLALARLGEPAGWSPGERGLLEAAARSVGVALERAEHVRELERAALTDALTGLGNRRALDEALDEATRLHAEAGAGYVLAVVDLDGMKRVNDTQGHASGDDLLRSFALALRAPDVTAYRLGGDEYALLQMASGGGAAARQQLAALVEEAARQVRSQGYPADASVGVAAVPGDARDATAALRTADTRMYAQKRERVRDREGREGKEG; from the coding sequence GTGTCCACGTCCTCCCCGCCCTCCGAATCCGAGCGACTCGCCGCCCTGCACGAGTACCTCGGCCTCGACCGGCTGCCCGGGGAGGCCTTCGACCGGATCACGGCACTGGCCGCGCAGGTGCTCGACGTGCCCTATGCCGCCCTGAATTTCCTGGGCGAGGACTGGCAGTTCACGGTGGCGAGCCACGGGGCCGACCTCGCCGGGCTGGTTTCCCCCCGGGACGAGGTGCCCTGCTCCCTGACGGTCCTCCGGCAGGGGCCGGTCGTCATCGAGGACCTGGGGGCCGACCCGCGCTTTTCGCACCACCCGGAGGTCGGGCCGGGGTCGGCGGTCGGGGTGCGGATGTACGCGGGCGCCCCGCTCGTCACCGCCGGGGGGCAGCCCATCGGGACCCTGTGCGTGTTCGACACCCGGGTGCGTGCGCTGGGGGAGCGCGAGCGGGGCGTTCTGGTCACGCTCGCCGGGCTAGTGATGGACGAACTCGACCTGCGGCTCACGGCCCGGGAACTGACCCGCGCCCGAGACCATGCCCGCACCCTGCGCGACCTCGCCGAACTCATGCACGAGCCCCAGGGCCCCGAGGAGACGGCGGGGCGCGCCCTGGCTCTCCTGCACGCGCGGATGCGGCTCGACTGGTCGGGCCTGCTGCGCCTCACGCCGGGGGGCCCCGAGGTGCTGCGCGACCACGCGGAGGGGCGCGGCGCGGCCTACCGGGCGGTGATGCGCGGGGCCGTGCCGCTGGAGGGCACGGCCCTGTGGGCGGCGACCCTGCGCCACGAACACGTCTTCGTGGACGACTGCACCGCGCCACCGACCACCCTTCCGCACCTGTTCGCGGCGGGCCTGCGCAGCGCGGCGTGGCTGCATCTGCGTGACGGCCCGGACGGGAACCCCTACGTGCTCGCGCTCGCCCGCCTGGGTGAACCGGCGGGGTGGAGCCCAGGCGAGCGCGGGTTGCTGGAGGCGGCGGCGCGCAGCGTGGGCGTGGCCCTGGAGCGCGCCGAACACGTCCGCGAACTCGAACGCGCGGCCCTCACCGACGCCCTGACCGGGCTGGGGAACCGCCGCGCGCTCGACGAGGCGCTCGACGAGGCCACCCGGCTCCACGCGGAGGCGGGGGCGGGGTACGTCCTCGCGGTGGTGGACCTCGACGGCATGAAGCGCGTGAACGACACTCAAGGCCACGCGAGCGGCGACGACCTGCTGCGCTCCTTCGCCCTCGCCCTGCGGGCCCCCGACGTCACCGCCTACCGCCTGGGGGGCGACGAGTACGCCCTGCTCCAGATGGCGTCCGGGGGCGGCGCGGCGGCCCGCCAGCAGCTTGCCGCGCTCGTGGAGGAGGCCGCCCGGCAGGTCCGCTCCCAGGGCTACCCCGCCGACGCCTCGGTGGGGGTGGCGGCGGTGCCCGGCGACGCCCGTGACGCCACGGCCGCCCTGCGTACCGCCGACACCCGGATGTACGCCCAGAAGCGCGAGCGGGTGCGCGACCGCGAGGGGCGGGAGGGGAAGGAGGGCTGA
- the plsY gene encoding glycerol-3-phosphate 1-O-acyltransferase PlsY, giving the protein MTLLAVLALALSYLLGSVPAAAWVARARGVDIRRVGSGNSGATNVLRALGPGPALLVAVFDILKGALAVGLGGALGLGPFPATLCGVAAVLGHNFSPFLGWRGGKGVATSFGVIAAAAPVVGLVVLVISLATVFLTRFVSAGSILGAVTAVLLALVTAQPAWLSGVVAALAALIIWQHRDNIRRLQAGNERRLGEPK; this is encoded by the coding sequence GTGACCTTGCTCGCCGTCCTCGCCCTGGCCCTCTCGTACCTGCTCGGCTCGGTTCCCGCCGCCGCGTGGGTCGCCCGGGCGCGCGGGGTGGACATCCGCCGGGTCGGCAGCGGCAACAGCGGTGCGACCAACGTGCTGCGCGCCCTGGGCCCCGGCCCGGCGCTGCTCGTCGCCGTCTTCGACATCCTCAAGGGTGCCCTCGCCGTGGGGCTGGGGGGCGCACTCGGCCTGGGGCCCTTCCCGGCCACCCTCTGTGGGGTCGCCGCCGTCCTCGGGCACAACTTCAGCCCCTTCCTGGGCTGGCGGGGCGGCAAGGGAGTCGCCACCAGCTTTGGCGTGATCGCCGCCGCCGCCCCGGTGGTAGGGCTCGTCGTCCTCGTCATCAGCCTCGCCACCGTATTCCTGACCCGCTTCGTCTCCGCCGGAAGCATCCTCGGGGCCGTCACCGCCGTCCTGCTCGCCCTGGTCACCGCCCAGCCCGCGTGGCTCAGCGGGGTTGTCGCCGCGCTCGCCGCCCTGATCATCTGGCAGCACCGCGACAACATCCGCCGCCTCCAGGCAGGCAACGAGCGCCGCCTGGGCGAGCCGAAGTAG